The Cronobacter sakazakii genome has a window encoding:
- the crtB gene encoding 15-cis-phytoene synthase CrtB codes for MSDKPLLTHATETIEAGSKSFATASKLFDAKTRRSALMLYAWCRHCDDVTDGQALGFRAADAPTDTPQARIALLRALTLEAYAGKPMREPNFAAFQEVALAHQIPPALALDHLEGFAMDVREERYHTFDDTLRYCYHVAGVVGLMMARVMGVRDEAVLDRACDLGLAFQLTNIARDIVEDAAIGRCYLPEVWLQEEGLRADTLTDRAHRPALARLAARLVDEAEPYYASARAGLAGLPLRSAWAIATAHGVYREIGVKVKRAGVNAWETRQGTSKAEKVALLAKGAVMAVSSRGASSSPRPSALWQRPRAQDDRYAHAAPPAA; via the coding sequence ATGAGTGACAAACCGCTGCTGACGCATGCCACTGAAACCATCGAGGCGGGCTCCAAAAGCTTTGCCACCGCCTCGAAACTGTTTGACGCGAAAACCCGGCGCAGCGCGCTGATGCTCTACGCCTGGTGTCGCCACTGCGACGATGTGACTGACGGGCAGGCGCTTGGTTTTCGCGCGGCCGACGCGCCGACTGACACCCCGCAGGCGCGCATCGCTCTGCTGCGCGCGCTGACGCTTGAGGCTTACGCGGGCAAACCGATGCGCGAGCCAAATTTCGCGGCGTTTCAGGAGGTGGCGCTGGCACATCAGATCCCGCCTGCGCTGGCGCTCGATCATCTGGAAGGCTTCGCGATGGACGTGCGCGAAGAACGCTATCACACCTTTGATGACACGCTGCGCTACTGCTATCACGTGGCGGGCGTGGTGGGGCTGATGATGGCGCGCGTGATGGGCGTGCGCGATGAGGCCGTGCTGGATCGCGCCTGCGATCTGGGCCTGGCGTTTCAGCTCACGAATATTGCGCGGGATATTGTCGAAGACGCCGCCATCGGGCGCTGTTATCTGCCTGAGGTGTGGCTTCAGGAGGAAGGGCTGCGCGCTGACACGCTGACAGACCGCGCGCACCGCCCGGCGCTGGCGCGTCTCGCCGCACGTCTGGTGGATGAAGCGGAGCCGTATTACGCCTCGGCGCGCGCCGGGCTTGCCGGTCTGCCGCTACGCAGCGCCTGGGCTATCGCCACCGCGCATGGGGTCTACCGGGAGATTGGCGTCAAGGTGAAGCGCGCGGGCGTTAACGCGTGGGAAACGCGTCAGGGCACCAGCAAGGCCGAGAAAGTGGCCCTGCTGGCGAAAGGCGCGGTTATGGCCGTGAGTTCTCGCGGCGCGTCGTCGTCGCCTCGCCCTTCGGCGCTCTGGCAGCGGCCGCGCGCGCAGGACGACCGTTACGCTCACGCAGCACCGCCTGCAGCTTAG
- a CDS encoding glycosyltransferase: protein MSHYAVITPPLYSHVHAMQALAQALIARGHRITFIQQAEARTLLDDANIGFYPVGEASHPPGSLARTLRLTAHPGGPAILSLIDDLARTTDMLCRELPDALTRLGVDGLIVDQMEPAGGIVADALELPFVSVACALPVNREAGLPLPVMPFRYAQTPRARKIYQTSQQIHDWLMGRQSKVIAHHAQRFGLSPRRGLHDCLSPLAQISQTLSALDFPRHALPPCFHAVGPLRPPQPPVAEPVPDATRPRVFASLGTLQGHRYGLFRTIARACRDADVELLVAHCGGLNDAQASALKACGATQVTGFTDQPLALSQSDAVITHGGLNTVMDAIASATPLLVVPLAFDQPGVAARVEHCGIGQRVSRFAGRRTFARKLKTLLGDDRCRARLVAMQRALAQAGGVVRAAQIAEQALDERRPVFAQAPL from the coding sequence ATGAGCCATTACGCGGTCATTACGCCCCCGCTTTACAGTCACGTTCATGCCATGCAGGCGCTCGCGCAGGCGCTTATCGCGCGCGGGCACCGCATCACCTTTATTCAGCAGGCCGAGGCCCGCACGCTGCTGGACGATGCGAACATCGGCTTTTATCCGGTAGGCGAAGCGAGCCATCCGCCCGGCAGCCTCGCCCGCACCTTACGCCTGACGGCGCACCCGGGTGGCCCGGCCATCCTGAGCCTGATTGACGACCTGGCGCGTACCACCGACATGCTGTGCCGGGAGCTGCCCGACGCGCTGACGCGTCTTGGCGTGGACGGCCTGATTGTCGATCAGATGGAGCCCGCGGGCGGTATCGTCGCCGACGCGCTGGAGCTGCCGTTTGTCTCGGTCGCCTGCGCCCTGCCGGTTAACCGCGAGGCAGGGCTTCCGCTGCCGGTCATGCCGTTTCGCTATGCGCAGACGCCGCGCGCCCGCAAGATTTACCAGACCAGCCAGCAGATACACGACTGGCTGATGGGTCGCCAGAGTAAAGTGATTGCCCACCACGCGCAGCGCTTCGGGCTCTCGCCCCGTCGCGGGCTGCATGATTGTCTCTCGCCGCTGGCGCAAATCAGCCAGACGCTCAGCGCGCTCGATTTCCCGCGCCACGCACTGCCGCCCTGCTTTCATGCAGTCGGTCCGCTGCGTCCGCCGCAGCCGCCGGTAGCGGAACCGGTGCCAGACGCGACACGCCCGCGCGTGTTCGCCTCACTCGGCACGTTACAGGGGCATCGCTACGGGCTGTTTCGCACCATCGCCCGCGCCTGTCGCGACGCTGACGTCGAACTGCTGGTCGCGCATTGCGGCGGCCTGAATGACGCGCAGGCCAGCGCGCTGAAAGCCTGCGGTGCCACACAGGTCACGGGATTTACCGATCAGCCGCTGGCGCTCAGCCAGTCGGATGCCGTCATCACCCACGGCGGGCTTAACACGGTGATGGACGCTATCGCCAGCGCCACGCCGCTGTTAGTGGTGCCGCTGGCGTTCGATCAGCCCGGCGTGGCGGCGCGGGTGGAGCACTGCGGCATCGGGCAGCGCGTCTCGCGCTTCGCCGGACGCCGCACCTTTGCCCGCAAGCTTAAAACGCTGCTTGGCGACGATCGCTGCCGCGCGCGTCTCGTCGCGATGCAGCGCGCGCTGGCGCAGGCGGGTGGCGTCGTGCGCGCGGCGCAGATCGCTGAACAGGCGCTGGATGAGCGCCGCCCTGTATTCGCGCAGGCTCCCTTATGA
- the fni gene encoding type 2 isopentenyl-diphosphate Delta-isomerase, protein MKDKELSQRKNDHLDIVLHPERAKQTIRTGFEQWRFEHCALPELALDDIDLSTRLFGRVMKAPILISSMTGGARRASDINRHLAEAAQTLGLAMGVGSQRVALESEDNWGLTGELRRYAPDIPLLANLGAAQIGSVQGLDYAQRAVEMVEADALIIHLNPLQEALQTGGDRDWRGVLAAIKRVVNALSVPVVVKEVGAGLSVPVARQLAEAGVTMLDVAGAGGTSWAAVEGERAASDHARNVAMAFTNWGIPTAQALRQIHQAFPSMPLIASGGIRDGIDAAKALAMGASLVGQAAAVLGSATTSTSAVLDHFAVVIEQLRVACFCTGSASLSALREARLVRVGDEE, encoded by the coding sequence ATGAAGGACAAGGAACTGAGCCAACGCAAGAACGATCATCTGGATATCGTTCTGCACCCGGAGCGGGCTAAACAAACGATTCGCACCGGCTTTGAGCAGTGGCGTTTTGAGCACTGCGCCCTGCCGGAACTCGCGCTTGACGACATCGATCTCAGCACCCGCCTGTTTGGCCGCGTGATGAAAGCGCCGATTCTGATTAGCTCCATGACCGGCGGCGCGCGGCGCGCGAGCGATATCAACCGTCACCTCGCCGAAGCCGCGCAGACGCTGGGGCTGGCGATGGGCGTCGGCTCGCAGCGCGTGGCGCTGGAAAGCGAGGACAACTGGGGGCTGACGGGCGAACTGCGCCGGTACGCGCCGGATATCCCGCTGCTGGCGAATCTCGGTGCCGCGCAAATCGGCAGCGTTCAGGGGCTCGATTACGCCCAACGCGCCGTCGAGATGGTGGAAGCCGACGCGCTCATTATTCATCTTAATCCGTTGCAGGAAGCGCTCCAGACCGGCGGCGATCGCGACTGGCGCGGCGTGTTGGCAGCCATCAAGCGCGTCGTAAACGCACTGTCCGTGCCGGTGGTGGTGAAAGAAGTCGGCGCCGGGCTCTCGGTGCCGGTGGCGCGCCAGCTTGCGGAGGCAGGCGTCACGATGCTGGATGTGGCAGGCGCAGGCGGTACCAGCTGGGCCGCCGTGGAAGGTGAGCGCGCGGCGAGCGACCATGCCCGTAACGTGGCGATGGCCTTTACCAACTGGGGCATACCCACCGCCCAGGCGCTGCGCCAGATACATCAGGCGTTCCCGTCGATGCCGCTTATCGCCTCTGGCGGCATTCGCGACGGTATCGACGCCGCCAAAGCCCTGGCGATGGGCGCAAGTCTCGTCGGGCAGGCCGCGGCGGTGCTCGGCAGCGCGACCACCTCCACCAGCGCCGTGCTGGACCATTTCGCAGTCGTGATTGAACAGTTGCGGGTCGCCTGTTTTTGCACCGGCAGCGCCAGCCTCAGCGCGCTGCGTGAGGCCCGGCTGGTACGCGTCGGGGATGAGGAATGA
- a CDS encoding methyl-accepting chemotaxis protein: MALVTSFGEKVNNLSVGKKLTSGFIIVLCIMLLIAGAGIYGFRQVDENARKETLTVSIVTALNEARINRTIFQLTGEEKYAELNASALRQVGEQLASLSQFNMDTEGRARFAAMQTNLQTYLGVRDKYIQTLRQRNTLAADLHEQWPSQFIDQASAYSEQADASPQAAMLAARLAAKAQQIRSAVDALITHGDRETLNKLNELLGSIDTTAAQLGASTRDTPLPWLSALTDQTRMLHSSAALFVSASGDQQTQSTALSNAATALNETVSEFHEFRKMRMANSISHVETLMLTGTLAGVLFGLIVAAFITRNITRPLRETLAVANRIAQGDLTVTVSSLRRDEPGLLMQAVGTMNDSLKSIITRVRHGVDNVSRASSEIAAGNIDLSSRTEEQSAAVVQTAASMEELTSTVKETAGNAQQASQLAAQASTNADRGGKVVNEVVETMRNIQASSGKIADIISVINGIAFQTNILALNAAVEAARAGEQGRGFAVVAGEVRTLASRSATAAKEIGALITEANQRVENGAQLVASAGEAMEDIVGSVAKVREIMDEIARACTEQSRGIAQIGQAMSEMDTTTQQNAALVEESSAAASSLEEQARELEQMVAIFNVGTSAPRRAEPAAVPVTAPAPKALAVAGAQGEWEHF, from the coding sequence ATGGCTTTAGTGACGTCGTTTGGCGAGAAAGTGAATAATCTGAGCGTCGGCAAAAAACTGACGTCGGGTTTTATTATTGTGCTGTGCATTATGTTGCTGATTGCTGGTGCCGGAATTTATGGCTTTCGCCAGGTGGATGAGAATGCCCGTAAGGAAACGCTGACCGTCAGTATCGTGACTGCCCTGAACGAAGCGCGTATTAACCGCACGATCTTCCAGCTGACCGGCGAGGAAAAATACGCCGAGCTGAACGCCAGTGCGCTGCGTCAGGTGGGTGAGCAGCTCGCGTCGCTGTCGCAATTTAATATGGATACCGAAGGGCGCGCCCGGTTTGCGGCCATGCAAACCAATCTGCAAACTTATCTCGGCGTGCGCGACAAATATATTCAGACGCTGCGCCAGCGTAATACGCTCGCCGCCGATCTGCATGAGCAGTGGCCGTCTCAGTTTATCGATCAGGCATCGGCGTATAGCGAGCAGGCGGACGCCAGCCCGCAGGCGGCGATGCTGGCGGCCCGTCTTGCCGCGAAAGCGCAGCAGATACGGAGCGCCGTCGACGCGCTGATCACTCATGGCGACCGCGAGACGCTGAACAAACTCAACGAGCTGCTGGGCAGTATCGACACAACCGCCGCGCAGCTGGGAGCCAGTACGCGTGATACGCCGCTGCCGTGGCTCTCTGCATTGACCGATCAGACCCGTATGCTGCACAGCAGCGCCGCGCTGTTTGTGTCGGCTTCAGGCGATCAGCAGACACAATCGACCGCGCTCAGCAACGCCGCGACCGCACTTAATGAAACGGTGAGCGAATTCCATGAGTTTCGCAAAATGCGCATGGCCAATTCCATCAGCCATGTTGAAACGCTGATGCTCACCGGGACGCTGGCAGGCGTATTGTTTGGGCTGATTGTCGCCGCGTTCATTACGCGCAATATCACCCGCCCGCTGCGTGAAACGTTAGCAGTGGCGAACCGCATCGCGCAGGGCGATTTGACCGTCACCGTCTCGTCGCTGCGCCGCGATGAACCGGGCCTGCTGATGCAGGCGGTCGGCACCATGAACGACAGCCTGAAAAGCATCATTACCCGTGTGCGTCACGGCGTCGATAACGTCTCGCGCGCGTCGTCAGAAATCGCTGCCGGGAATATCGATCTCTCATCGCGCACCGAAGAGCAGTCCGCCGCCGTGGTGCAGACGGCGGCCAGCATGGAAGAGCTGACATCTACCGTGAAAGAAACCGCCGGTAACGCCCAGCAGGCAAGCCAGCTGGCCGCGCAGGCTTCCACCAACGCCGATCGCGGCGGGAAAGTGGTGAATGAAGTGGTCGAGACGATGCGTAATATCCAGGCGAGCTCCGGGAAAATCGCCGACATTATCAGCGTTATCAACGGTATTGCCTTCCAGACCAACATCCTGGCGCTGAACGCCGCCGTGGAAGCCGCGCGCGCCGGTGAGCAGGGCCGCGGGTTCGCCGTGGTGGCGGGGGAAGTTCGCACCCTGGCAAGCCGCAGCGCCACCGCCGCCAAAGAGATAGGCGCGCTGATTACGGAGGCGAACCAGCGTGTCGAAAACGGCGCGCAGCTGGTGGCGAGCGCTGGTGAAGCGATGGAAGATATCGTCGGCTCCGTCGCCAAAGTGCGTGAAATCATGGATGAGATCGCCCGCGCCTGTACCGAGCAGAGCCGCGGCATCGCGCAGATTGGCCAGGCCATGTCGGAAATGGACACCACGACCCAGCAGAACGCCGCGCTGGTGGAGGAATCCTCCGCGGCCGCCTCGTCGCTCGAAGAGCAGGCGCGCGAGCTGGAGCAGATGGTCGCGATATTTAACGTCGGCACCAGCGCGCCTCGCCGTGCTGAGCCCGCCGCCGTACCGGTCACGGCGCCTGCGCCGAAAGCGCTTGCGGTGGCGGGTGCTCAGGGCGAATGGGAACATTTTTAA
- a CDS encoding phytoene desaturase — MTKTVVIGSGFGGLALAIRLQAAGVPTLLLEQRDKPGGRAYVYEDKGFTFDAGPTVITDPSAIEELFTLAGKNIADYVDLLPVTPFYRLCWENGQVFNYDNDQASLEAQIARFNPRDVEGYRQFLAYSQAVFKEGYLKLGAVPFLSFRDMLRAGPQLARLQAWRSVYGMVSKFIEDDHLRQAFSFHSLLVGGNPFATSSIYTLIHALERQWGVWFARGGTGALVQGLVKLFTDLGGEIELNAKVTRLDTQGDKISGVTLADGRRIPARAVASNADVVHTYNNLLRHHPRGVSQAASLRRKRMSNSLFVLYFGLNHHHSQLAHHTVCFGPRYKGLIEDIFKRDSLADDFSLYLHAPCVTDPSLAPPGCGSYYVLAPVPHLGTANLNWDVEGPRLRDRIFEYLEQHYMPGLRDQLVTHRMFTPFDFRDQLGAYHGSAFSVEPILTQSAWFRPHNRDSRIDNLYLVGAGTHPGAGIPGVIGSAKATAGLMLEGHA; from the coding sequence ATGACTAAAACTGTTGTTATCGGGTCCGGCTTTGGCGGCCTGGCCCTGGCTATCCGCTTACAGGCGGCGGGCGTTCCCACCTTACTGCTTGAGCAGCGCGATAAACCCGGCGGGCGGGCGTATGTTTATGAAGATAAAGGGTTTACTTTTGACGCCGGCCCAACGGTGATCACCGATCCCTCAGCCATTGAGGAGCTGTTCACGCTGGCCGGTAAAAACATCGCCGATTATGTCGATCTTTTGCCCGTCACGCCGTTCTACCGCCTGTGCTGGGAGAACGGCCAGGTGTTTAATTACGATAACGATCAGGCGAGCCTTGAGGCGCAAATCGCCCGCTTCAACCCGCGCGATGTCGAAGGCTATCGCCAGTTCCTCGCGTATTCGCAGGCGGTGTTTAAAGAAGGCTATCTGAAGCTTGGCGCGGTGCCGTTCCTCTCGTTTCGCGATATGTTGCGCGCGGGCCCGCAGCTCGCGCGTCTTCAGGCGTGGCGCAGTGTGTATGGCATGGTGTCGAAATTTATCGAAGACGATCATCTGCGCCAGGCGTTCTCTTTCCATTCCCTGCTGGTGGGCGGCAACCCGTTTGCGACGTCATCAATCTATACGCTTATCCACGCGCTGGAGCGCCAGTGGGGCGTCTGGTTCGCCCGCGGCGGCACCGGCGCGCTGGTGCAGGGGCTGGTGAAGCTGTTTACCGATCTGGGCGGCGAGATTGAACTTAACGCCAAAGTGACGCGCCTCGATACCCAGGGCGACAAAATCAGCGGCGTGACGCTCGCCGACGGGCGACGCATTCCCGCGCGCGCCGTGGCGTCGAATGCTGATGTGGTACATACCTACAACAACTTGCTGCGCCATCACCCGCGCGGCGTCTCGCAGGCGGCCTCGCTGCGCCGCAAGCGGATGAGCAACTCGCTGTTCGTGCTCTATTTCGGGCTCAATCACCACCACAGCCAGCTCGCACACCACACCGTCTGCTTCGGGCCGCGCTACAAAGGGCTGATTGAAGATATCTTCAAACGCGACTCACTCGCGGACGACTTCTCGCTCTATCTGCACGCGCCGTGCGTCACCGATCCATCACTGGCCCCGCCGGGCTGCGGCAGCTATTACGTGCTCGCCCCCGTGCCGCACCTCGGCACCGCGAACCTGAACTGGGATGTCGAAGGGCCGCGCCTGCGCGACCGGATTTTTGAATATCTTGAGCAGCACTATATGCCGGGCCTTCGCGATCAACTGGTGACGCACCGTATGTTCACGCCGTTCGATTTCCGCGACCAGCTCGGCGCGTATCATGGCTCCGCGTTTTCGGTAGAGCCTATCCTCACCCAGAGCGCCTGGTTCCGCCCGCATAACCGCGACAGCCGCATCGATAACCTCTATTTAGTCGGCGCGGGCACGCACCCCGGCGCGGGCATTCCGGGGGTTATCGGCTCGGCGAAGGCTACCGCCGGGCTGATGCTGGAGGGGCATGCATGA
- a CDS encoding sterol desaturase family protein: MIVLYNVAIVLLTVAAMEIVAALTHKYVMHGWGWGWHLSHHSPRKGWFEVNDLYAVVFAGVAILLIALGAGGRWPLQWIGAGMTLYGALYFIVHDGLVHQRWPFRYVPRRGYLKRLYLAHRLHHAVRGREGCVSFGFLYAPPVAKLQAVLRERNGRPARAAAARAPKGEATTTRRENSRP; this comes from the coding sequence ATGATTGTGCTGTATAACGTGGCGATTGTATTGCTGACGGTCGCGGCGATGGAAATCGTGGCGGCGCTGACGCACAAATATGTGATGCACGGCTGGGGATGGGGCTGGCATCTTTCCCACCATTCGCCGCGCAAAGGCTGGTTTGAAGTCAACGATCTCTACGCGGTGGTGTTTGCGGGCGTGGCGATTTTGCTTATTGCGCTTGGGGCAGGCGGACGCTGGCCGCTACAGTGGATTGGCGCGGGGATGACGCTCTACGGCGCGCTCTATTTTATCGTGCATGACGGGCTGGTTCACCAGCGCTGGCCGTTTCGCTATGTGCCGCGCCGGGGTTATCTGAAGCGGCTCTATCTGGCGCACCGGCTGCATCACGCGGTGCGCGGGCGCGAAGGCTGCGTCTCCTTTGGTTTTCTCTACGCGCCACCGGTGGCTAAGCTGCAGGCGGTGCTGCGTGAGCGTAACGGTCGTCCTGCGCGCGCGGCCGCTGCCAGAGCGCCGAAGGGCGAGGCGACGACGACGCGCCGCGAGAACTCACGGCCATAA
- a CDS encoding carbon starvation CstA family protein — protein MDKKTVMKHLPWALLGVIGAFCLAVVALRRGESVSALWIVVASVSIYLVAYRYYSLYIASRVMQLDPTRATPAVINNDGLNYVPTNRYVLFGHHFAAIAGAGPLVGPVLAAQMGYLPGTLWLLAGVVLAGAVQDFMVLFISSRRNGASLGEMIKEEMGPVPGTIALFGCFLIMIIILAVLALIVVKALAESPWGVFTVCSTVPIALFMGIYMRFIRPGRVGEVSVIGVVLLVASIWFGGVIAADPYWGPALTFKDTTITYALVGYAFVSALLPVWLILAPRDYLATFLKIGVIVGLAVGILILNPELKMPAVTQYIDGTGPLWKGALFPFLFITIACGAVSGFHALIASGTTPKLLANETDARFIGYGAMLMESFVAVMALVAASIIEPGLYFAMNTPPAGLGITMPNLHELGTDNAPLILAQLKDVSAHAAATVSAWGFVITPEQIMQTAKDIGEPSVLNRAGGAPTLAVGIAHVFHKIIPAADMGFWYHFGILFEALFILTALDAGTRSGRFMFQDLVGNFVPFLKKTDSLVAGIVGTAGCVGLWGYLLYQGVVDPLGGVKSLWPLFGISNQMLAAVALVLATVVLVKMKRTRYIWVTVVPAVWLLICTTWALGMKLFSVNPQMEGFFYMANEYKTRIAAGGAELTEQQVANMHHIVINNYTNAGLSILFLVVVYSIIFYGVRTAMKARRSAQPCARETPYVPVPEGGVKTSSHH, from the coding sequence ATGGACAAAAAAACAGTAATGAAACATCTGCCCTGGGCGCTTCTTGGCGTCATCGGGGCCTTTTGTCTTGCCGTAGTGGCATTACGCCGCGGCGAGAGCGTCAGCGCCTTGTGGATCGTGGTGGCTTCGGTCTCCATCTACCTGGTGGCTTACCGCTACTACAGCTTGTATATCGCCAGCCGCGTGATGCAACTCGACCCAACGCGCGCGACCCCGGCAGTCATTAATAACGACGGGCTGAACTATGTGCCCACCAACCGCTACGTGCTGTTCGGCCACCATTTCGCCGCCATCGCAGGCGCGGGGCCGCTGGTGGGCCCGGTGCTGGCTGCGCAGATGGGCTACCTGCCCGGTACGCTGTGGCTGCTCGCAGGCGTGGTGCTGGCGGGCGCGGTACAGGATTTCATGGTGCTGTTTATCTCCTCGCGCCGGAACGGTGCCTCGCTTGGCGAGATGATCAAAGAGGAGATGGGCCCGGTGCCGGGTACCATCGCGCTGTTCGGCTGCTTCTTAATCATGATCATTATCCTCGCGGTGCTGGCGCTTATCGTGGTGAAAGCGCTGGCGGAGAGCCCGTGGGGTGTCTTTACCGTCTGCTCGACGGTGCCGATCGCGCTGTTTATGGGCATCTACATGCGCTTTATCCGTCCGGGGCGCGTGGGTGAAGTGTCGGTTATCGGCGTGGTGCTGCTGGTGGCGTCTATCTGGTTCGGCGGCGTGATCGCAGCCGACCCGTACTGGGGCCCGGCGCTGACCTTTAAAGACACCACGATCACTTACGCGCTGGTGGGCTACGCGTTTGTCTCCGCTCTGCTGCCGGTGTGGCTGATTCTGGCGCCGCGCGACTACCTGGCGACGTTCCTGAAAATCGGCGTGATTGTCGGCCTGGCGGTGGGCATTCTGATCCTCAATCCGGAACTGAAAATGCCTGCCGTGACGCAGTATATCGACGGCACCGGGCCGCTGTGGAAAGGCGCGCTGTTCCCGTTCCTGTTTATTACTATCGCCTGCGGCGCGGTCTCCGGCTTCCATGCGTTGATCGCCTCCGGCACCACGCCGAAGCTGCTGGCGAACGAAACCGACGCGCGCTTTATCGGCTATGGCGCGATGCTGATGGAATCCTTCGTCGCCGTGATGGCGCTGGTGGCGGCCTCTATCATCGAGCCGGGCCTCTATTTCGCGATGAACACCCCGCCCGCCGGGCTTGGCATCACTATGCCGAACCTGCATGAGCTGGGCACCGACAACGCGCCGCTGATTCTGGCGCAGCTCAAGGATGTTTCTGCCCACGCGGCGGCGACCGTGAGCGCCTGGGGTTTTGTGATAACGCCTGAGCAGATCATGCAGACCGCCAAAGATATCGGCGAACCGTCTGTACTGAACCGCGCGGGCGGCGCGCCGACGCTTGCCGTCGGTATCGCCCACGTGTTCCACAAAATCATTCCGGCCGCGGATATGGGCTTCTGGTATCACTTTGGCATTCTGTTCGAGGCGCTGTTTATCCTGACCGCGCTGGACGCCGGTACCCGTTCTGGCCGCTTTATGTTCCAGGATTTGGTGGGCAACTTTGTGCCGTTCCTGAAAAAAACCGATTCGCTGGTGGCGGGCATCGTCGGGACGGCGGGCTGCGTCGGCCTGTGGGGTTATCTGCTCTATCAGGGCGTGGTGGACCCGCTCGGCGGCGTGAAGAGCCTGTGGCCGCTGTTCGGTATCTCTAACCAGATGCTGGCCGCCGTGGCGCTGGTGCTGGCGACCGTGGTGCTGGTGAAGATGAAGCGCACCCGTTATATCTGGGTGACCGTGGTGCCGGCGGTGTGGCTGCTTATCTGCACCACCTGGGCGCTCGGCATGAAGCTCTTTAGCGTGAATCCGCAGATGGAAGGCTTCTTCTATATGGCGAACGAATATAAAACGCGTATCGCCGCAGGCGGCGCGGAGCTGACCGAGCAGCAGGTAGCCAACATGCACCATATCGTTATTAACAACTACACCAACGCGGGCCTGAGCATTCTGTTCCTGGTGGTGGTGTATAGCATCATTTTCTATGGTGTTCGCACCGCGATGAAGGCGCGTCGTTCCGCACAGCCGTGCGCGAGAGAAACGCCGTATGTGCCGGTACCGGAAGGCGGCGTGAAAACCTCATCGCACCATTAA
- the crtY gene encoding lycopene beta-cyclase CrtY, with product MNTQWDLILAGGGLANGLIALRLRARQPGLNVLLLEASDAPGGNHTWSFHGADLTAEQHAWLTPLVAHRWDGYEVRFPALTRTLDGGYYSVTSERFAHVLQETVGERLWRNAPVASLTPQSVTLTDGRTLHARAVIDGRGWQASPHLTAGQQAFLGQQWRLAAPHGLTRPVLMDATVAQQGGYRFVYTLPLTPDTLLIEDTHYIDSATLDHDRARENIASYARSQGWQLATLEREERGNLPITLTGAPQAFWREAQGVARAGLRAGLFHATTGYSLPHAATLADLIAAQPPVSSAALYALTADYAQRQWRRQRFFRLLNRMLFLAGKPDQRWQVMQRFYGLNAGLIARFYAGRLTPMDMARLLTGKPPVPVGEAMQAVLKQTPRLRAFHHD from the coding sequence ATGAACACGCAGTGGGATCTGATTCTCGCTGGCGGCGGTCTGGCGAACGGGCTGATCGCCCTGCGCCTGCGCGCGCGACAGCCGGGGCTGAACGTGCTGCTGCTGGAGGCAAGCGACGCGCCCGGCGGTAATCACACCTGGTCATTTCACGGCGCGGATCTCACGGCCGAACAGCACGCCTGGCTCACACCGCTGGTGGCGCACCGCTGGGACGGCTACGAGGTGCGCTTTCCGGCGCTGACGCGCACGCTGGATGGCGGCTACTACAGCGTTACGTCTGAGCGTTTCGCTCACGTTTTGCAGGAAACCGTGGGTGAACGCCTCTGGCGCAACGCGCCGGTCGCGAGCCTGACGCCGCAGAGCGTGACGCTCACCGACGGGCGCACGCTGCACGCCCGCGCGGTGATTGACGGCCGCGGCTGGCAGGCGAGCCCGCATCTCACCGCAGGCCAGCAGGCGTTCCTCGGCCAGCAGTGGCGGCTCGCCGCGCCCCACGGCCTGACGCGCCCTGTTCTGATGGACGCCACGGTAGCGCAACAGGGCGGCTACCGGTTTGTCTACACGCTGCCGCTCACGCCCGACACGTTGCTGATAGAAGATACGCATTACATCGACAGCGCCACACTCGATCACGACCGCGCGCGGGAAAATATCGCCAGCTACGCGCGTTCGCAGGGCTGGCAGCTCGCGACGCTTGAGCGCGAGGAGCGCGGCAATCTGCCGATTACGCTTACCGGCGCGCCGCAGGCATTCTGGCGCGAGGCGCAGGGCGTGGCGCGCGCAGGCCTGCGCGCCGGGCTGTTCCACGCGACGACCGGCTATTCGCTGCCGCACGCGGCAACGCTTGCCGATCTTATCGCCGCGCAGCCGCCAGTCTCTTCAGCGGCGCTGTATGCGCTGACGGCAGATTACGCGCAGCGCCAGTGGCGGCGTCAGCGCTTTTTCCGGCTGCTGAACCGGATGCTGTTTCTGGCCGGAAAACCGGACCAACGCTGGCAGGTAATGCAGCGCTTTTATGGACTCAATGCGGGGCTTATCGCCCGGTTTTACGCCGGAAGACTGACCCCAATGGATATGGCGCGACTGCTGACAGGCAAACCCCCGGTTCCGGTGGGCGAAGCCATGCAGGCCGTGCTAAAGCAAACTCCCCGGCTGCGAGCTTTTCATCATGACTAA